From Acetobacteroides hydrogenigenes, one genomic window encodes:
- a CDS encoding HlyD family secretion protein, translated as MGNPKKKSKKVFIPLAAVVALAIGGAYYYYAEYSRYIKTDDAHVDSDNVAVSAKALGRIAKLYVDEQDSVKQGQLVAELDSTDLMAQKGQAEAMISQAQANQVQAEAKLAYDQENIKVLEVNLARAREDYDRAKQQIAGDVITKEQFGHIKKSYEAATAQLAAAKTQLSVSRSQIASANAAIGSANAQVGVIVSQLRNAKLYAPMDGVIAKRWLLAGDVAQPSQSIYTITNTSKLWVVLFIEESKLSGVHIGQAADFTLDTYPGVTFTGKVYAIGSNTAGQFSLIPANNASGNFTKVTQRVSVKVSIDGTRGEEPVSKYRILSGMSAVVKIIKD; from the coding sequence ATGGGAAACCCAAAAAAGAAGAGTAAGAAGGTATTTATTCCGCTTGCTGCCGTTGTGGCATTGGCTATTGGCGGGGCATACTACTACTATGCCGAGTATTCGCGCTATATAAAAACTGACGATGCGCATGTCGATTCCGATAATGTTGCTGTTAGCGCAAAGGCGCTCGGACGTATTGCCAAGCTTTACGTAGACGAGCAGGATTCGGTAAAGCAGGGACAACTGGTGGCTGAGCTCGATAGCACCGATTTAATGGCGCAGAAGGGTCAAGCCGAGGCTATGATAAGCCAGGCACAGGCCAATCAGGTGCAAGCCGAGGCTAAGCTGGCATACGATCAGGAAAATATTAAGGTGCTGGAGGTAAACCTAGCACGTGCAAGGGAAGACTACGACCGTGCAAAGCAGCAGATAGCAGGGGATGTTATAACCAAGGAACAGTTTGGACATATCAAGAAAAGCTATGAGGCAGCAACTGCTCAGCTTGCGGCAGCAAAGACGCAGCTAAGCGTGTCGCGTTCGCAGATTGCCAGCGCCAATGCCGCCATCGGAAGCGCTAACGCGCAGGTTGGAGTAATTGTTTCGCAGCTTCGAAACGCTAAACTTTACGCTCCGATGGATGGCGTAATCGCAAAACGTTGGCTGCTTGCTGGCGATGTTGCCCAACCCAGCCAATCGATATACACCATAACCAACACCAGTAAGCTATGGGTTGTGCTGTTTATCGAAGAGTCTAAGCTATCCGGTGTCCACATTGGGCAGGCTGCCGACTTTACGCTCGATACCTATCCGGGGGTAACATTTACCGGAAAGGTGTACGCAATTGGTTCGAACACTGCCGGACAGTTTTCGCTAATTCCTGCAAATAATGCCTCGGGCAACTTTACCAAGGTAACGCAGCGTGTTTCGGTCAAGGTTTCGATTGATGGTACAAGGGGCGAAGAGCCTGTTTCGAAGTATCGAATCCTCTCTGGAATGTCGGCTGTAGTTAAAATCATTAAAGACTAA
- a CDS encoding TetR/AcrR family transcriptional regulator, with amino-acid sequence MVLITHCGGNTDKINEILVAAQRRFGMYGFEKTSVSEIAADLHMSKASIYYYFADKGKLFGAVIEKEHSEFIESVEQECETLIDASDMLRAYVNINIEFFRKLLNLSRVKHSDIMENRYAQEQMVELRQKELVIIEKTLTKGNEQGTFNVENSFEMAHLFLDLLKGLRKMTIGRKDVFYLNDEEYNDLVKRVRDFTEIFIKGISI; translated from the coding sequence ATGGTACTAATTACCCATTGCGGGGGAAATACGGATAAGATAAACGAGATACTCGTTGCAGCACAGCGTCGTTTCGGAATGTACGGCTTCGAAAAGACGTCGGTATCCGAAATTGCGGCCGACCTGCACATGTCAAAGGCGTCGATCTACTACTACTTTGCCGATAAGGGAAAACTTTTTGGTGCGGTGATCGAGAAGGAGCACTCGGAGTTTATCGAAAGCGTTGAGCAGGAGTGTGAGACGCTAATCGATGCTTCGGATATGCTTCGTGCTTACGTGAACATCAACATCGAATTTTTCAGAAAACTGCTCAACCTAAGCCGGGTGAAGCATTCGGACATTATGGAGAATAGGTATGCGCAGGAGCAGATGGTGGAGCTGCGCCAGAAGGAGCTGGTAATAATAGAGAAGACCCTGACAAAGGGAAACGAGCAAGGAACGTTCAACGTCGAAAACTCTTTCGAGATGGCGCACCTATTTCTCGATCTTCTAAAGGGGCTTCGAAAGATGACAATAGGACGAAAGGATGTGTTTTACCTAAACGATGAGGAGTATAACGATCTGGTGAAGCGGGTACGCGATTTCACAGAGATCTTTATCAAGGGAATTAGCATTTAG
- a CDS encoding MarC family protein translates to MNNELLAFGLLAFTSFFTLINPLGTMTIFMTMTSTLDDAERTRTAKKATIAALITILAFAFSGQLLFKFFGISVNSFRIVGGVIFFIMGLDMLKARLVHTKVKKSEVKAYVNDISITPLAIPMICGPGAITNAIVLMEDANTIPHKIILIAALTVVMLLTYIILYSSSRILKVLGETGNNVMMRLMGLIVMVIAVEFFFSGLKPIVAEMIK, encoded by the coding sequence ATGAACAACGAGCTGCTCGCCTTTGGCCTCTTGGCCTTCACCTCATTCTTCACCCTCATCAACCCGTTGGGTACAATGACCATCTTTATGACCATGACCTCGACCCTAGACGATGCCGAGCGTACCCGAACCGCCAAGAAGGCCACCATTGCGGCGCTTATCACCATTCTGGCATTTGCCTTTTCGGGACAGCTGCTCTTCAAGTTTTTCGGCATTTCGGTAAACAGCTTCCGTATCGTAGGTGGCGTAATCTTCTTCATTATGGGCCTCGACATGCTTAAGGCAAGGCTGGTGCACACCAAGGTAAAGAAGTCGGAGGTAAAGGCATACGTCAACGACATCTCCATCACCCCGCTGGCCATTCCGATGATCTGCGGCCCGGGGGCCATCACCAACGCCATCGTGCTAATGGAGGACGCCAACACCATACCCCATAAGATCATTCTTATTGCCGCCCTTACGGTGGTAATGCTGCTCACCTACATCATCCTGTACAGCTCGTCGCGCATCCTTAAGGTGCTGGGCGAAACCGGCAACAACGTGATGATGCGCCTGATGGGCCTTATCGTGATGGTGATCGCGGTGGAGTTCTTCTTCAGCGGGCTTAAGCCCATCGTGGCCGAGATGATTAAATAG
- a CDS encoding DUF7674 family protein, with the protein MQEQDVDSIGQEAINEEGKTTVDEAIALIVNSNPELKAYWDNTIDEEYEGSYEENRQDLIDIITVVDYIIEKFRSDDTSDLSAIFANIEEAFQNPSTDAKELIVTGILEGLQNGCDMEQLDFRNGFDKWLGAKSKRAWDGLIYLHDSNDPYEVKAERIKTFID; encoded by the coding sequence ATGCAGGAACAAGATGTGGATTCTATCGGACAAGAAGCCATTAACGAAGAGGGAAAAACAACCGTTGACGAGGCTATTGCTCTAATTGTAAACTCTAACCCCGAGCTAAAAGCATACTGGGATAACACCATCGACGAGGAGTACGAAGGTTCGTACGAGGAAAACCGTCAAGACCTAATCGATATCATAACCGTTGTTGACTATATCATAGAGAAGTTCCGTAGCGACGACACCTCCGATCTTTCGGCAATTTTTGCCAACATCGAGGAGGCGTTCCAAAACCCCAGCACCGATGCCAAGGAGCTTATCGTTACCGGAATCCTCGAAGGGTTGCAGAACGGCTGCGACATGGAGCAGCTCGACTTCCGCAACGGATTCGACAAGTGGCTCGGCGCAAAGAGCAAGCGCGCCTGGGACGGCCTTATCTACCTCCACGATAGCAACGACCCCTACGAGGTAAAAGCCGAACGCATTAAAACATTCATCGACTAA
- a CDS encoding helix-turn-helix domain-containing protein yields the protein MLTFNINRLLKIRGVEKPYAYMVASGFSSDFSARIIKNKTRRMDLNMVERLCELFRCTPNDLIEWEPSPEQAAVENHPLKPLERAKKVEGLTQLLNSVPLDKLEEIESLIKERYNTAR from the coding sequence ATGCTAACGTTTAACATCAACCGTCTTCTAAAGATCCGTGGCGTAGAGAAGCCCTACGCCTACATGGTGGCGTCAGGCTTCTCCTCCGATTTTTCGGCGCGCATCATCAAGAACAAAACCCGCCGAATGGACCTCAACATGGTGGAGCGCCTGTGCGAGCTGTTCCGCTGCACCCCCAACGACCTTATTGAGTGGGAGCCATCGCCCGAACAGGCTGCGGTGGAGAATCATCCGCTTAAGCCGCTCGAAAGGGCCAAAAAGGTGGAGGGCCTCACCCAGCTGCTAAACTCCGTTCCCCTGGATAAGCTCGAGGAGATCGAGAGCCTAATCAAGGAGCGGTACAACACCGCGAGGTAA
- a CDS encoding PorP/SprF family type IX secretion system membrane protein: MMTKRTYTLSALTGLLLALAPLATRAQQEPLIGQYMFNPYLINPGFAGSEGFTNFTLTASNQWAGYSKAPKTYIASFQTSRLGSVLNIFNRSRGWSSRMRSNRSAATGIGAMIYSDWNGDVSRNGFQATYAYHTPLQRDDRLSLGLSISVFQFRANVTNEDLPNPDNDPLLMPGKRVSQMSPEANFGAYYTNKGFFAGVTVNNLLQSAVRFAVDDKASKPEVLRHYYLMGGYKMKVNYYVDFEPSTMITLTERGQFNADLNLKGYYRQDYWAGLSYRTAGAVLVLVGAKYQEFKFGYAFNFGFGDVSTFSKFGSHEFMVGYSIGDSRSRYRWMRRR; the protein is encoded by the coding sequence ATGATGACAAAACGGACATATACGCTATCGGCTCTTACCGGACTTCTTCTGGCTCTTGCCCCATTGGCAACAAGGGCGCAGCAGGAGCCGTTAATTGGGCAGTATATGTTCAATCCATACCTCATAAATCCGGGCTTTGCCGGATCGGAGGGCTTCACCAACTTTACGCTTACGGCCAGCAACCAGTGGGCGGGCTACTCTAAGGCGCCCAAAACCTACATTGCCTCTTTCCAGACGAGCCGGTTGGGTAGCGTGCTCAACATCTTTAACCGAAGCCGCGGATGGAGCAGCCGTATGCGCAGCAACCGTTCGGCAGCTACGGGTATTGGCGCCATGATCTACAGCGACTGGAACGGCGACGTATCGCGTAACGGCTTTCAGGCCACCTACGCCTACCACACCCCGCTGCAGCGCGACGACAGGCTGTCGCTGGGGCTTTCGATAAGCGTTTTCCAGTTTAGGGCCAACGTTACCAACGAAGATCTGCCCAACCCCGACAACGATCCGCTACTGATGCCGGGCAAGCGGGTGTCGCAGATGTCGCCCGAGGCCAACTTTGGCGCATACTATACCAACAAGGGGTTCTTTGCCGGGGTAACGGTGAATAACCTGCTGCAGTCTGCCGTTCGCTTTGCCGTAGACGACAAGGCCTCGAAGCCCGAGGTGCTCCGCCACTACTACCTAATGGGCGGCTACAAGATGAAGGTGAACTACTACGTAGACTTCGAGCCATCGACCATGATAACCCTTACCGAGCGCGGACAGTTTAACGCCGACCTCAACCTAAAGGGCTACTACCGCCAGGACTACTGGGCGGGGCTGTCGTATCGAACTGCCGGAGCCGTTCTGGTTCTTGTAGGGGCCAAGTATCAGGAATTTAAGTTTGGCTACGCCTTTAACTTCGGATTTGGCGATGTGTCCACCTTCTCGAAGTTTGGCTCGCACGAGTTTATGGTGGGCTACTCCATTGGCGACAGCCGCAGCCGCTACCGTTGGATGAGGCGACGATAG
- a CDS encoding T9SS type B sorting domain-containing protein codes for MHKRLHILFFVVVAALLTTAAYGQNLPYACQGSVERYWVKGFNGESSFEWKISYTVGKDTRWVPAEAIKAVNAGSDTVEVSWNFANMTGGIYTFHIVERTKWGCTGEEYTQDLVVNTPEIFVPISLFANTKDNLINLCKGSTYELEVQLKDGKRTIATNLSKWMDQNEAFAVKRIVSASGTYAVKVVDDLATCSFDTVKVISHDLPKVDLGDDVTICKNQPTTIVPTVDKGNLYSWYINNELVSTATSYYADRAPVDLVLSVTDGFGCVGSDTVAVNLCKINSVRIPAAFTPNGDGYNDKWTIPEFDPQMNDYKYDVENLEMEVFNRWGTRIWKYNKGKYASEEMWDGKDSSGRPLPVDSYHYIIRFKYNGVTETLKGSVTIIL; via the coding sequence ATGCATAAACGACTCCACATACTTTTTTTTGTTGTGGTAGCCGCACTACTTACCACGGCGGCGTATGGGCAAAACCTGCCCTACGCCTGCCAAGGTAGTGTAGAGCGCTACTGGGTAAAGGGCTTTAACGGGGAGTCGAGCTTCGAGTGGAAGATTTCGTACACAGTAGGCAAGGATACCCGATGGGTGCCTGCCGAGGCCATTAAGGCGGTAAATGCCGGTTCCGATACCGTAGAGGTTAGCTGGAACTTTGCCAACATGACCGGCGGTATATATACGTTTCATATAGTAGAAAGAACAAAGTGGGGCTGTACGGGCGAGGAGTACACCCAGGACTTGGTGGTTAACACCCCCGAGATTTTTGTCCCAATCTCGCTATTTGCCAATACTAAGGATAACCTTATTAACCTCTGTAAGGGGAGCACCTACGAGCTGGAGGTGCAGCTTAAGGATGGTAAGCGAACCATTGCAACCAACCTAAGCAAGTGGATGGACCAGAACGAGGCCTTTGCGGTAAAGCGCATTGTGTCGGCTTCGGGTACCTATGCCGTAAAAGTGGTGGACGATTTGGCAACCTGCTCGTTCGACACCGTAAAAGTTATTTCACACGACCTTCCGAAGGTTGATCTTGGCGATGATGTTACCATCTGCAAGAATCAGCCAACTACCATAGTGCCCACCGTAGATAAGGGCAACCTGTACTCTTGGTACATCAACAACGAGCTGGTATCAACCGCTACCTCCTACTATGCCGATCGGGCTCCTGTAGATTTGGTGCTGTCGGTTACCGACGGTTTTGGTTGCGTAGGCTCCGATACCGTAGCCGTAAACCTGTGCAAGATAAACAGCGTACGCATCCCAGCCGCCTTTACGCCCAACGGCGATGGCTACAACGATAAGTGGACGATACCCGAGTTCGATCCTCAGATGAACGACTACAAGTACGACGTAGAGAATCTGGAGATGGAGGTGTTCAACCGTTGGGGTACGCGCATTTGGAAGTACAACAAGGGCAAGTACGCAAGCGAAGAGATGTGGGACGGAAAGGACTCGAGCGGTAGGCCTTTACCTGTCGACTCGTACCACTACATCATCCGATTTAAGTATAACGGCGTTACGGAAACCTTAAAGGGATCGGTAACCATCATTCTGTAA
- a CDS encoding HlyD family secretion protein, translating to MKKIFLVIAAAIFLSGITTSCVDMPETKGVEEVYSARAEFIKAQAALKSAEVKLKEAQVATQNALTKQKEAAVRAQELVNARDQAYTDADKTYYNLQLAQMQAMSEQNLVQAQIALTNAQKEYQAALAQLEIAKVFIPEMYQDQLMRIVRRLDRISRNIVMNQSRLVGLNFTLNSYIAKDSVQVATLLKGEVTSAQRNLAMVTEVLNLAKEARTGDLETVKATVAAKIVEQNKAAEVAMSTAVGIALEARKMEEKVDSLDFERYEKSDYRVNVAIPEAVRADFDAYFAMSLAANSSNKLSADKATYSYIGTLGNLIAQLQAVLTEVGNRESANPSVPEWTTLKENVQAQIDSFTAVRTKLENLIKDLSIDARAKMSEAQTYANQYGLYYGNAERLDDLKDMLDNNINDINDYIAALEQDTVDAQVRYNEAVVKFEAFKKNGISDMFPSSQIKGIRDAIAELTQYIADQQVEFTMLEKQKNALVTVINNLGK from the coding sequence ATGAAAAAAATATTTTTAGTTATAGCAGCAGCGATATTTCTGTCGGGAATAACAACCAGCTGCGTGGATATGCCCGAAACCAAGGGCGTAGAGGAGGTATACTCCGCTCGAGCCGAGTTTATCAAGGCTCAAGCAGCACTAAAGAGTGCTGAGGTGAAGCTGAAGGAGGCTCAGGTGGCTACCCAAAATGCTCTTACAAAACAAAAGGAGGCCGCTGTTCGTGCCCAAGAGCTGGTTAACGCAAGAGATCAGGCTTATACCGATGCCGACAAAACGTATTACAACCTTCAGCTGGCCCAGATGCAAGCTATGAGCGAGCAGAATCTTGTTCAGGCTCAAATAGCGCTTACCAATGCTCAAAAAGAGTATCAGGCGGCTCTAGCGCAGCTCGAAATTGCTAAGGTATTCATCCCCGAAATGTATCAAGATCAGCTTATGCGTATCGTTCGGAGGTTAGATAGGATTTCGAGAAACATTGTAATGAATCAGTCGAGACTGGTTGGCCTAAACTTTACCTTGAACTCCTACATTGCTAAAGACTCGGTGCAAGTTGCTACTCTTCTAAAGGGCGAGGTTACCTCTGCTCAGCGTAATCTTGCGATGGTAACCGAGGTGCTAAACCTTGCCAAAGAGGCTAGAACCGGAGATTTAGAAACCGTTAAGGCTACTGTGGCTGCAAAAATTGTAGAGCAGAACAAGGCGGCCGAAGTAGCAATGTCTACGGCTGTAGGAATTGCTCTGGAGGCTAGAAAGATGGAAGAAAAAGTGGATAGCCTAGACTTTGAAAGATATGAAAAATCCGATTATAGGGTTAATGTGGCAATTCCAGAAGCTGTAAGGGCCGATTTTGATGCCTACTTTGCAATGTCTCTTGCCGCCAATTCTTCCAATAAGCTATCGGCGGATAAGGCCACTTACAGCTACATAGGAACCCTAGGTAACCTGATAGCGCAACTTCAAGCGGTGCTTACCGAGGTGGGAAACCGTGAAAGCGCCAACCCATCGGTTCCCGAATGGACAACCTTAAAGGAAAATGTACAAGCTCAGATTGACAGCTTTACGGCGGTACGTACAAAACTCGAGAATCTGATTAAGGATTTGAGCATTGATGCAAGAGCTAAAATGAGCGAGGCTCAAACATACGCTAATCAGTATGGCCTTTACTATGGTAATGCAGAAAGGTTGGATGACCTTAAAGACATGCTCGATAACAACATTAACGATATTAACGATTATATTGCCGCTTTAGAGCAAGATACCGTTGATGCACAAGTTCGCTACAACGAAGCGGTGGTTAAGTTCGAGGCGTTTAAGAAGAACGGCATTAGCGATATGTTCCCATCTTCTCAGATAAAGGGTATTCGCGATGCTATTGCCGAGCTAACCCAGTATATTGCCGATCAGCAGGTCGAATTTACCATGCTAGAGAAGCAAAAGAATGCTCTTGTTACGGTGATAAATAATCTTGGCAAGTAG
- a CDS encoding BT1926 family outer membrane beta-barrel protein, which produces MMVKKTVAMAFICLISTSLFAQAPTGSEDVFAPRKGDYQFSLVFGKGQFINENTTYLLPAYNATSVGLPSGNGQSGSPATYLRLGSMNNNSVVNMVGIQGRYFVTNNWEVNLMVSMNINRTPKVDYGEGDLSVPDMPIPEYKWVDGVYANNYLSVLGVNYWFKTRNPRLYPYLGVAGSGAIATIATERPYTGEVDSDGDPIAASSASSRSGSAWAVTGAIVAGVDYSISQGLTIGIEVQPFAYTYSAVTMEPTGYYKFSATNHEMRVFQMPMLKLGVRF; this is translated from the coding sequence ATGATGGTAAAAAAAACGGTAGCGATGGCATTTATATGCCTAATCTCTACAAGTCTTTTTGCCCAAGCTCCAACTGGTTCTGAGGATGTTTTTGCCCCTCGTAAGGGCGATTACCAGTTTTCGTTGGTGTTTGGTAAAGGGCAGTTTATAAACGAGAATACAACATACCTCCTTCCTGCCTACAATGCGACCTCGGTTGGGCTACCCAGCGGTAATGGGCAGTCGGGTTCGCCTGCTACCTACCTTAGGCTCGGTAGCATGAACAACAACTCGGTTGTAAATATGGTTGGTATACAAGGGAGGTATTTCGTAACCAATAATTGGGAAGTAAACCTAATGGTTAGCATGAACATCAACCGTACTCCAAAGGTAGACTATGGTGAGGGCGATCTTTCGGTTCCCGACATGCCAATCCCCGAGTACAAGTGGGTTGATGGGGTTTATGCCAATAACTACCTCTCGGTACTAGGCGTTAACTATTGGTTTAAAACTCGAAATCCAAGGCTTTATCCCTATTTGGGAGTAGCCGGTAGCGGTGCTATTGCTACAATTGCTACCGAGCGTCCTTATACGGGTGAGGTTGATAGCGACGGCGATCCTATTGCTGCCTCGTCGGCTTCGTCGAGGTCGGGTAGTGCATGGGCTGTAACTGGGGCTATTGTTGCCGGTGTCGATTACTCAATATCGCAGGGGTTAACCATCGGAATCGAGGTGCAGCCATTTGCCTACACCTATAGCGCGGTTACCATGGAGCCTACCGGATACTACAAGTTCTCGGCAACCAACCACGAGATGCGCGTCTTCCAGATGCCAATGCTCAAGTTGGGGGTTAGGTTTTAA